Proteins from a single region of Mailhella massiliensis:
- the mreC gene encoding rod shape-determining protein MreC, producing the protein MLPRRIILLIICTLLLFLGIYTWNQRTGQWDRLCAAVGLEFTGGIMRGFASVEDMVLGAWRDYVDLRDVREENKALKERMRILEQRLADTREGMAELERLRRLMHLEYPASWQARASRVLAWRMGPNAALSTVMLSSGYMNGASPGTPVTSWEGVVGRVLKAGPSTSVALLLTDTGSRVAVVTSEGRVQGILAGGGPGLPLELRFVRQNAPVRVGELLVTSGVDSCFPKGIPVARVTAISTGGASRSGASVLEIQAEPLVDFHSLEEVFLLQRPADFITPESDAVYTRRTPLLEKPEEPAPEAEAGR; encoded by the coding sequence TTGCTGCCCCGCCGCATCATCCTACTCATCATCTGCACGCTGCTGCTGTTTCTGGGCATTTATACCTGGAATCAGCGCACCGGCCAGTGGGACAGGCTGTGCGCCGCCGTGGGGCTGGAATTCACGGGCGGCATCATGCGCGGTTTCGCCAGCGTGGAAGACATGGTGCTCGGCGCATGGCGCGACTATGTGGATCTGCGCGACGTGCGCGAAGAGAACAAGGCGCTGAAGGAACGCATGCGTATTCTGGAACAGCGCCTTGCCGACACGCGCGAGGGCATGGCGGAGCTTGAGAGGCTGCGCCGCCTCATGCACCTGGAATACCCCGCTTCCTGGCAGGCCCGCGCAAGCCGCGTGCTCGCCTGGCGCATGGGCCCCAACGCGGCCCTTTCCACGGTCATGCTCTCCAGCGGCTACATGAACGGCGCATCCCCGGGCACGCCCGTCACCTCATGGGAAGGCGTGGTGGGCCGCGTGCTCAAGGCTGGGCCGAGCACTTCCGTGGCGCTTCTGCTCACCGATACCGGTTCGCGCGTGGCCGTCGTCACCTCCGAGGGCAGGGTGCAGGGCATCCTTGCCGGGGGCGGGCCGGGCCTTCCGCTGGAGTTGCGCTTCGTGCGGCAGAACGCCCCGGTGCGCGTGGGCGAGCTGCTCGTCACCTCGGGCGTGGATTCCTGCTTCCCCAAGGGCATACCCGTGGCCCGCGTAACGGCCATATCCACGGGCGGGGCCTCGCGTTCCGGCGCGTCGGTGCTGGAAATTCAGGCCGAACCTCTGGTGGACTTCCACAGTCTGGAGGAAGTGTTCCTTCTGCAGCGTCCCGCCGATTTCATCACCCCGGAAAGCGACGCCGTGTACACCCGCCGCACGCCTCTTCTGGAAAAGCCGGAAGAACCCGCGCCGGAGGCGGAGGCCGGGCGATGA
- a CDS encoding HD domain-containing protein, with protein MTQWYVVGGAVRDLLLGRKVHDVDISFSGSAESFLQRFPGARKAGGNLSIWLVGPDEFTALEGGPEQDMFTRDLTVNAAAFDAEGRLVAHPLFLEDLERKTLRLASTDALARDPLRVFRVARFAATLPGFSVEPSTLEAMRAFARENPEDLAALPAERVGREVLRALSSPAPSRFFLVLREAECLSPWFRELAPAADIPAGPRPWHDNSVLDHTLEVVDRCAGHPLAAWMALCHDLGKIRTDASILPHHYGHELKGAELARSLASRLRLSSRYARAGVAGTILHMKGGMYGTLRAGTRRDMLCKLQETRIFHDFWVLAGADGGWNWEPMASRDLDAIRAVRLPEAWRNKGEASGKRLRQLQCEALSRLPQFTPERAKNAPPLPQVEPGAGKTQEQA; from the coding sequence ATGACGCAGTGGTATGTGGTGGGCGGCGCGGTGCGCGACCTTCTTCTCGGCAGAAAGGTGCACGATGTGGACATTTCCTTTTCCGGGAGTGCGGAATCTTTTCTACAGCGCTTCCCCGGGGCGCGCAAGGCCGGAGGAAACCTTTCCATCTGGCTGGTGGGGCCGGACGAATTCACCGCGCTGGAAGGCGGGCCGGAACAGGACATGTTCACCCGCGACCTTACCGTGAACGCCGCCGCCTTCGATGCCGAAGGCCGCCTTGTCGCCCATCCCCTTTTTCTCGAAGACCTTGAGCGCAAAACCCTCCGCCTCGCCTCGACGGACGCCCTTGCCCGCGACCCGCTCCGCGTGTTCCGCGTGGCGCGCTTTGCCGCAACGCTTCCCGGTTTCTCCGTAGAACCTTCCACCCTTGAGGCCATGCGCGCCTTTGCCCGCGAAAACCCCGAAGATCTGGCCGCCCTGCCTGCCGAAAGGGTGGGGCGCGAAGTGCTGCGCGCGCTTTCCTCCCCTGCGCCCTCGCGCTTCTTCCTCGTGCTGCGCGAGGCGGAGTGCCTCTCCCCCTGGTTCCGCGAACTTGCCCCCGCCGCCGATATCCCCGCAGGCCCCCGCCCCTGGCACGACAATTCCGTGCTCGACCATACCCTCGAAGTCGTGGACCGCTGCGCCGGCCACCCCCTTGCCGCATGGATGGCCCTGTGCCACGACCTCGGCAAAATCCGAACCGACGCCTCCATCCTGCCCCATCACTACGGCCACGAGCTGAAAGGCGCGGAACTCGCCCGCAGCCTCGCTTCCCGCCTGCGCCTCTCCTCCCGCTACGCCCGCGCCGGTGTGGCCGGTACCATTTTGCACATGAAGGGCGGCATGTACGGAACCCTTCGCGCCGGTACCCGCCGCGACATGCTCTGCAAACTGCAGGAGACCCGCATCTTCCACGATTTCTGGGTGCTCGCCGGAGCCGACGGCGGCTGGAACTGGGAACCCATGGCCTCCCGCGACCTCGACGCCATCCGCGCCGTCCGCCTGCCCGAAGCCTGGCGCAACAAGGGCGAAGCCTCCGGCAAAAGGCTCCGTCAGCTCCAGTGCGAGGCCCTCTCCCGCCTGCCGCAGTTTACCCCCGAACGCGCAAAAAACGCTCCCCCTCTCCCTCAGGTTGAACCCGGGGCCGGAAAAACACAGGAACAGGCGTAA
- the mrdA gene encoding penicillin-binding protein 2, which yields MKIETSNDEYQPPRSGLLLLQCCIVLLFALFCARFWYLQIHRGADYVRMAQENRLRDERIFAPRGEIYDASGELVAENRTAYGLSLVREYCPDIPAALAQVSAWTGVPLERLQARYEQDRSKGRSFDPILLLTDMPFEQVAPIEAELYKWPGLRVVTHSRRYYPEGEAFSHILGYVAEASEKELAEDPDLSLGDMVGRQGLESVLERRLRGQKGLYRLEVDVLGRPLSRTLIESPHMGQNVTLSIDSRLQHAVMEAMGDYPGSVVVMDPDSGRLLALVTRPAYDNNIFIGGLSVRDWNALRSDPRYPLQNRAIQSAYPAGSVWKLMMVGMLLEHGISPQEKVFCPGHFKLGNHTFRCWRAGGHGSVDMEHSLIYSCDVYFYSMAVKLGINNMEAFARACGYGRETGIDLPYETTGLVPSRAWKKRRFGEAWQQGDTVNASIGQGHVLVTPLQTAVFLSSLINGGYLLKPQLIADAPREVTGRSPISDAHRAWIKNAMVQTVEAQGATAKVLKRSDMKIGGKTGTAQVVKIKMDGNRRLKSAEMEFRQRDHAWIGSWGEKDGKRVVVVTMIEHGGGGGAVAGPVTRAVYNILFPPEPADKAKKK from the coding sequence ATGAAGATAGAAACCAGCAACGATGAATATCAGCCGCCGCGAAGCGGACTTCTGCTTCTGCAGTGCTGCATCGTGCTGCTGTTCGCGCTCTTTTGCGCGCGGTTCTGGTACCTGCAGATACACCGCGGGGCCGACTATGTGCGCATGGCGCAGGAAAACCGCCTGCGCGACGAACGCATCTTCGCCCCGCGCGGCGAAATCTACGATGCCTCCGGCGAACTCGTGGCCGAGAACCGCACGGCCTACGGGCTTTCTCTGGTGCGCGAATACTGCCCCGACATCCCCGCCGCCCTCGCTCAGGTGAGCGCGTGGACGGGCGTTCCGCTGGAACGCCTTCAGGCCCGCTACGAGCAGGACAGGAGCAAGGGCCGCAGTTTCGACCCCATTCTCCTGCTTACCGACATGCCCTTCGAGCAGGTGGCCCCCATCGAGGCGGAACTCTACAAATGGCCGGGCCTGCGCGTGGTGACCCATTCGCGGCGCTACTACCCCGAAGGCGAGGCCTTTTCCCATATTCTCGGCTATGTGGCCGAAGCCAGCGAAAAGGAACTGGCCGAAGACCCCGACCTCTCCCTGGGCGACATGGTGGGCCGTCAGGGCCTCGAAAGCGTGCTCGAACGCCGCCTGCGCGGGCAGAAGGGCCTGTACCGGCTGGAAGTGGACGTGCTCGGCCGTCCCCTGAGCCGCACGCTCATCGAATCCCCGCACATGGGCCAGAACGTGACCTTGTCCATCGACTCGCGCCTGCAGCACGCCGTCATGGAGGCCATGGGCGACTACCCCGGCAGCGTCGTGGTCATGGACCCCGATTCCGGCAGGCTCCTTGCCCTGGTCACGCGGCCCGCCTACGACAACAATATCTTCATCGGCGGCCTTTCCGTCAGAGACTGGAACGCCCTGCGCAGCGACCCGCGCTACCCGCTGCAGAACCGCGCCATACAGAGCGCCTACCCCGCAGGCTCGGTGTGGAAGCTCATGATGGTGGGCATGCTCCTTGAACACGGCATTTCCCCGCAGGAAAAGGTGTTCTGCCCCGGGCATTTCAAGCTCGGCAACCATACCTTCCGCTGCTGGAGGGCAGGCGGCCACGGCTCTGTGGATATGGAGCATTCCCTCATCTATTCCTGCGACGTGTACTTCTACAGCATGGCCGTGAAGCTGGGCATCAACAATATGGAGGCCTTTGCCCGCGCCTGCGGCTACGGCCGCGAAACCGGCATAGACCTGCCCTATGAAACCACGGGCCTCGTCCCTTCCCGCGCATGGAAGAAGCGCCGCTTCGGCGAGGCGTGGCAGCAGGGCGATACCGTCAACGCCTCCATCGGGCAGGGCCATGTGCTCGTTACTCCGCTCCAGACGGCCGTGTTCCTTTCTTCCCTCATCAACGGCGGCTACCTGCTCAAGCCCCAGCTCATTGCCGACGCCCCGCGCGAGGTGACGGGCCGCAGCCCCATTTCCGACGCTCACCGCGCATGGATAAAAAACGCCATGGTGCAGACCGTGGAGGCCCAGGGCGCCACCGCCAAGGTGCTCAAGCGCTCCGATATGAAAATCGGCGGCAAAACCGGCACCGCGCAGGTGGTGAAAATCAAGATGGACGGCAACCGCCGCCTCAAAAGCGCGGAAATGGAATTCCGCCAGCGCGACCATGCCTGGATAGGCTCCTGGGGCGAAAAGGACGGAAAGCGCGTCGTTGTCGTTACCATGATTGAACACGGCGGTGGCGGCGGCGCCGTGGCAGGCCCCGTGACCCGCGCCGTCTACAACATTCTCTTCCCCCCGGAACCCGCGGACAAGGCAAAGAAAAAATAG
- a CDS encoding MFS transporter translates to MDDSNRRQQTVLIYLLAFVCAIGNPVVLPSLPFIMRDFGLSPLEMGLIISVFALPGIAVIPLYGVLSDRIGRRPLLLAGLTLCGAGSLLCYTAPGFSWLLAGRALQGLSLTPLEAMCNTLISDLYEGEERMRFVTKATAMQYFSIAVTPLMVSWLLSMGSWRLSLLAAAALCFGALLFCLPIRLPYRPSRSVSFGLYASHIKTILASPRVLSLFSVRFGAALILFGAIYPHISLLAEEKLLLPPQQGSLLFAVYAAGMFLGALFSPMAMRSLPPRLVGFLGGAQVAVSMLLLLFCSTVWQALPGLLFVGTGAGMLNACCAGHVSLSSTPDTRGSIMSAYSTIFRIGQFCAPLLFGLFYQQWSFSGVFGAGFFFALAVTLAAALSFAYAHRLEHSHTDI, encoded by the coding sequence ATGGATGATTCGAACCGCCGTCAGCAGACGGTGCTTATTTACCTTCTGGCTTTTGTCTGCGCCATCGGCAACCCTGTGGTACTGCCGAGTCTGCCCTTCATCATGCGGGATTTCGGGCTTTCTCCGCTGGAGATGGGGCTCATCATTTCGGTGTTCGCCCTGCCGGGCATAGCGGTGATTCCGCTGTACGGGGTATTGAGCGACCGCATCGGCCGCAGGCCCCTGCTTCTGGCCGGGCTTACGCTGTGCGGCGCGGGTTCGCTGCTGTGCTACACGGCTCCGGGCTTTTCCTGGCTGCTTGCGGGGCGCGCGCTTCAGGGGCTGTCGCTCACCCCGCTGGAAGCCATGTGCAACACGCTCATCAGCGACCTTTACGAAGGCGAGGAGCGGATGCGCTTCGTGACCAAGGCCACGGCCATGCAGTATTTCAGCATTGCGGTCACGCCGCTCATGGTTTCCTGGCTGCTCAGCATGGGAAGCTGGAGACTCAGCCTGCTGGCCGCGGCGGCGCTCTGCTTCGGCGCGCTCCTCTTCTGCCTGCCCATCCGTCTGCCGTACCGGCCTTCCCGTTCCGTAAGCTTCGGGCTGTACGCCTCGCACATCAAAACCATTCTCGCCTCGCCGCGCGTGCTTTCGCTCTTTTCCGTGCGCTTCGGCGCAGCGCTTATTCTGTTCGGCGCCATTTACCCGCATATTTCCCTGCTGGCGGAAGAAAAGCTGCTTCTGCCGCCGCAGCAGGGTTCCCTGCTCTTTGCCGTGTACGCGGCGGGCATGTTCCTGGGCGCGCTGTTCTCCCCCATGGCCATGCGCAGCCTGCCGCCGAGGCTCGTCGGCTTTCTCGGAGGGGCGCAGGTGGCAGTTTCCATGCTGCTGCTCCTGTTCTGCTCCACCGTATGGCAGGCCCTGCCCGGCCTGCTCTTCGTGGGGACGGGCGCAGGTATGCTCAACGCCTGCTGCGCGGGCCACGTTTCCCTTTCTTCCACGCCCGATACCCGCGGCTCCATCATGTCCGCCTATTCCACCATTTTCCGCATAGGCCAGTTCTGCGCGCCGCTGCTCTTCGGCCTGTTCTATCAGCAGTGGAGCTTCTCCGGCGTGTTCGGCGCAGGTTTCTTCTTCGCACTCGCCGTCACCCTCGCCGCCGCGCTTTCCTTCGCCTATGCCCATAGGCTGGAACATTCCCATACCGATATATGA
- a CDS encoding rod shape-determining protein yields MAKIFDIILGVFSNDLAIDLGTANTCVYVKGQGIVLREPSVVAVKKDNRGNNQVLAVGSEAKRMLGRAPGNIRAIRPMKDGVIADFEVTEAMLRYFISKVHNQRRLVRPRIMICVPTGITQVEKRAVKESALSAGAREVFLIEEPMAAAIGANLPIQEPTANMVVDIGGGTTEVAVISLSGIVYSRSVRVGGDKMDEAILRHVKRKYNMLIGESTAEEIKIQIASAYPMEEEKEIEVKGRDLVTGIPQTIIITSEEVRKAIAEQVDAIVQAVRQALEQTPPELAADVVERGIVLTGGGALLRGLDQLLREDTSLPIFSVDDPLATVVMGTGIALDNMRTMREVCID; encoded by the coding sequence ATGGCCAAGATTTTTGATATCATACTCGGCGTTTTTTCCAACGACCTTGCCATCGACCTTGGTACCGCGAACACCTGCGTGTATGTCAAGGGGCAGGGCATTGTTCTGCGCGAACCCTCCGTGGTCGCGGTGAAGAAGGACAATCGCGGCAACAATCAGGTGCTCGCCGTCGGCTCGGAAGCCAAGCGCATGCTCGGCCGCGCCCCGGGCAACATCCGCGCCATCCGTCCCATGAAGGACGGCGTCATTGCCGACTTCGAAGTGACGGAAGCCATGCTGCGCTACTTCATTTCCAAGGTGCACAATCAGCGCCGTCTGGTGCGTCCGCGCATCATGATCTGCGTGCCCACGGGCATCACGCAGGTGGAAAAGCGCGCCGTCAAGGAATCGGCTCTGAGCGCGGGCGCGCGCGAGGTCTTCCTTATCGAGGAACCCATGGCCGCGGCCATCGGCGCGAACCTCCCCATTCAGGAACCTACCGCCAACATGGTGGTGGACATCGGCGGCGGCACCACGGAAGTGGCCGTCATCTCCCTTTCGGGCATTGTGTATTCCCGTTCCGTGCGCGTGGGCGGCGACAAGATGGACGAAGCCATTCTGCGCCACGTCAAGCGCAAGTACAACATGCTCATCGGTGAATCCACGGCCGAAGAAATCAAGATTCAGATCGCTTCCGCCTATCCCATGGAGGAAGAGAAGGAAATCGAGGTCAAGGGCCGCGACCTCGTCACCGGCATTCCGCAGACCATCATCATCACTTCCGAAGAAGTGCGCAAGGCCATTGCCGAACAGGTGGACGCCATTGTTCAGGCCGTGCGTCAGGCCCTGGAACAGACCCCGCCGGAACTGGCGGCCGACGTGGTGGAGCGCGGCATCGTGCTCACCGGCGGCGGCGCGCTGCTGCGCGGCCTCGACCAGCTTCTGAGGGAAGATACCTCCCTGCCCATCTTCAGCGTGGACGATCCGCTCGCCACCGTGGTCATGGGTACGGGCATTGCTCTCGACAACATGCGCACCATGCGCGAGGTGTGCATCGACTAG
- a CDS encoding TIGR01212 family radical SAM protein (This family includes YhcC from E. coli K-12, an uncharacterized radical SAM protein.), whose amino-acid sequence MNRNNAPRYFSLDERLRAVFGEKVRKIPLDAGSTCPNRDGTLSTGGCAFCNADGSGTGRASLGLRGQWDYWRERFSHSRSGADCRVFLGYLQSFTNTYGPASRLASLLNELSALPGIAGACVGTRPDCVDEEKLALMAALPFREFWLEIGAQSCRDATLERINRGHTVADSERAVRLAASFGVNVCLHLMAGLPGEREEDFLETVQWAASLPVQGVKLHNLYIPRGTAVEKEWKEGRLVPLEQEQYAALAARALTFLPSAVVMHRICADPAPGELAAPSWAVDKGGTLHLIRSILEYNDWWQGKACDAPEKNPFA is encoded by the coding sequence ATGAACAGAAACAACGCCCCGCGCTACTTTTCCCTCGATGAACGGCTGCGCGCCGTGTTCGGCGAAAAGGTGCGGAAAATTCCCCTCGACGCGGGTTCCACCTGCCCCAACCGCGACGGCACGCTTTCCACCGGCGGCTGCGCCTTCTGCAACGCCGACGGCTCCGGCACGGGGCGCGCATCCCTCGGCCTGCGCGGCCAGTGGGACTACTGGCGCGAACGATTCTCCCATTCCCGCTCCGGCGCAGACTGCCGCGTCTTTCTCGGCTACCTGCAGTCGTTCACCAATACCTACGGCCCAGCCTCGCGCCTCGCCTCGCTGCTGAACGAACTTTCCGCCCTGCCCGGCATTGCCGGAGCGTGCGTGGGCACGCGCCCCGACTGCGTGGACGAGGAAAAGCTCGCCCTCATGGCCGCCCTGCCCTTCAGGGAATTCTGGCTGGAAATAGGCGCGCAGAGCTGCCGCGACGCCACGCTCGAACGCATCAACCGCGGCCATACCGTTGCCGATTCCGAACGCGCCGTGCGCCTTGCCGCCTCCTTCGGCGTGAACGTGTGCCTCCACCTCATGGCAGGTCTGCCCGGAGAAAGGGAGGAGGACTTCCTCGAAACCGTGCAGTGGGCCGCCTCCCTGCCGGTTCAGGGCGTCAAGCTCCACAACCTCTATATTCCCAGAGGAACCGCCGTGGAAAAAGAGTGGAAGGAAGGACGCCTCGTTCCTCTGGAACAGGAACAGTACGCCGCCCTCGCCGCCAGAGCCCTTACCTTCCTGCCTTCCGCCGTGGTCATGCACCGCATCTGCGCCGACCCCGCCCCCGGCGAACTCGCCGCACCCTCCTGGGCCGTGGACAAGGGCGGCACCCTCCACCTCATCCGCTCCATCCTCGAATACAACGACTGGTGGCAGGGCAAAGCCTGCGACGCCCCGGAAAAGAACCCCTTTGCCTGA